In the genome of Ananas comosus cultivar F153 linkage group 11, ASM154086v1, whole genome shotgun sequence, one region contains:
- the LOC109717142 gene encoding UDP-glucose flavonoid 3-O-glucosyltransferase 7-like, producing the protein MDPSAAASAAGDDDAPHVVFFPLMNPGNTIPMVDVARFLARRGVRCTIATTPANAASIRRTVDASAALGHPAKFFGVITSLHHLSPDLSSLLAELRPDALVSPGLLPWTVDVAAEIGIPRLLFDAAGAFPYFVFSSLGRYFPLPESVVVADLPHPTRVYRETLPETFGDFPFLQRIGIAGAKSLGVVTNTFREMEPEYVDRLKARGRAWCVGPVALLNPADRERILGFLSSHPAGSVVYACFGSMCRFGAAQLRAIARGLEASGRPFLWAVRRTAAAAEALEGDEGGVRAAGGRGMVVVGWVPQVEVLGHAAVGWFVTHCGWNSIQEAVCAGKPMVTWPLGQDQFVNQELVVEVMGVGVRMWAEGVRRIKPSEEEEGEGEGRVLVTAAEVAEVVGKRVLVTAAEVAEVVGKAGGGAWEAAERARERVKDYSEKARRAVAEGGSTYEDIAALIKELEAARLRRKAAE; encoded by the exons ATGgatccctccgccgccgcctccgccgccggggACGACGATGCCCCCCACGTCGTCTTCTTCCCCCTGATGAACCCGGGGAACACGATCCCCATGGTCGACGTCGCGCGCTTCCTCGCGCGCCGCGGCGTGCGCTGCACCATCGCCACCACCCCGGCCAACGCCGCCTCCATCCGCCGCACAGTCGATGCCTCCGCCGCGCTCGGCCACCCTGCCAAGTTCTTCGGCGTCATCACCTCCCTCCACCACCTCTCCCCCgacctctcctccctcctcgccGAGCTCCGCCCCGACGCTCTCGTCTCCCCGGGCCTCCTCCCCTGGACCGTCGACGTCGCCGCGGAGATCGGCATCCCCCGCCTCCTGTTCGACGCCGCCGGCGCGTTCCCCTACTTCGTCTTCTCCTCCCTCGGCCGCTACTTCCCCCTCCCCGAGTCCGTCGTCGTCGCGGACCTCCCCCACCCGACCCGCGTCTACCGCGAGACCCTACCCGAGACGTTCGGGGACTTCCCGTTCCTCCAGCGCATCGGCATCGCCGGAGCTAAAAGCCTGGGCGTGGTGACCAACACGTTCCGCGAGATGGAGCCCGAGTACGTGGACCGCCTCAAGGCCCGCGGCCGCGCCTGGTGCGTCGGCCCCGTCGCGCTCCTCAACCCCGCCGATCGGGAGCGGATCCTAGGGTTCCTCTCCTCCCACCCCGCCGGGTCGGTGGTCTACGCGTGCTTCGGGAGCATGTGCCGCTTCGGCGCGGCGCAGCTGCGGGCGATCGCGAGGGGGCTCGAAGCTTCCGGAAGGCCCTTCCTCTGGGCGGTGCGGCGGACGGCTGCCGCGGCGGAGGCGTTGGAGGGGGATGAGGGGGGAGTGCGGGCCGCGGGCGGGAGGGggatggtggtggtggggtgGGTCCCGCAGGTGGAGGTGCTGGGCCACGCGGCGGTGGGGTGGTTCGTGACGCACTGCGGCTGGAACTCGATCCAGGAGGCGGTGTGCGCGGGGAAGCCGATGGTGACGTGGCCGCTGGGGCAGGACCAGTTCGTGAACCAGGAGCTGGTGGTGGAGGTGATGGGGGTCGGGGTGCGGATGTGGGCGGAGGGGGTGCGGAGGATCAAGCCcagcgaggaggaggagggcgagggcgaggggaGGGTGCTGGtgacggcggcggaggtggcggaggtggTGGGGAAG AGGGTGCTGGtgacggcggcggaggtggcggaggtAGTGGGGAAGGCGGGGGGAGGGGCgtgggaggcggcggagcgggCGAGGGAGCGGGTGAAGGATTACAGCGAGAAGGCGCGGAGGGCGGTGGCGGAGGGCGGGTCGACGTACGAGGACATCGCCGCGCTGATCAAGGAATTGGAGGCGGCACGGCtgcggcggaaggcggcggaGTGA